One window of Scheffersomyces stipitis CBS 6054 chromosome 1, whole genome shotgun sequence genomic DNA carries:
- a CDS encoding predicted protein, with amino-acid sequence MTSSNYSQLEETTRIFRLLLDSGILPAEFTQLAAHVKFYNESNQLSVPCPLKQTELISALKGVEALLALKLSKSRFNNNGSADIDLQHALLFLFSTYCSSVNGYHKGDKLQVSKYLKQTDLNQAQSDPYRRMSANLYRTKDKRFYHIHGSLDATTTLKMIGLPAFIPGLTDYNEIVKIYQDRLDTFNCDELEAMNVQNKQAGIEALKPEQFLQSEHGKVISAEPIFNVEALETDTPPVPFTPSTKPQILAGMKVLELCRIIAGPTISKILAEYGATVIKVTSDSTLPDVPFFQVDGNMGKHTTNLNLKHPEDRAKFEELLKDADIIVDGYRTGVIEKLGYGPSRITELAKQRNKGYIYASENCFGFSGEWSGRPGWQQIADCVSGVAWLQGQALGKDEPMIPPFPMSDYGTGCIVAISILLAVYKRNIIGGSYWCNSSLVQYDLLLLAQGKYPEETWKSQVLNNPDFAPFMKLRYYDSVDAISGTALSIFQKLNPDALQNQDYFTSLYSEGFGGTIRVLKPVVEYTGGIEVGYKCSSRPNGSDAPEWWD; translated from the coding sequence ATGACCTCTTCTAATTATTCAcaattggaagaaactACCCGAATTTTCAGGTTGCTTCTCGATTCGGGAATTTTACCTGCCGAGTTCACCCAATTAGCTGCCCATGTCAAATTCTACAATGAATCTAACCAACTCAGTGTTCCATGTCCATTGAAACAAACTGAGTTGATCTCAGCTTTGAAAGGTGTAGAGGCTCTCTTGGCTTTGAAGTTGAGCAAGAGCAGATTCAACAATAATGGCTCGGCCGATATCGATCTTCAACATGCACTTTTATTCCTTTTTCTGACCTACTGTTCTTCGGTTAACGGATATCACAAGGGAGACAAGCTACAAGTCAGCAAGTATCTTAAACAAACCGACCTAAACCAGGCACAGTCAGACCCCTACAGAAGAATGTCTGCTAATTTGTATCGTACTAAAGATAAACGTTTCTATCATATTCATGGATCATTGGATGCTACCACgactttgaagatgattgGATTACCAGCTTTTATTCCAGGTCTCACAGACTACAACGAGATAGTTAAAATCTACCAAGATAGGCTCGACACCTTCAATTGTGACGAGTTGGAAGCTATGAATGTTCAGAATAAACAGGCTGGGATTGAAGCTCTCAAACCAGAACAATTCTTGCAATCTGAGCATGGCAAGGTTATCAGTGCTGAACCTATTTTCAATGTAGAAGCATTGGAAACTGACACTCCGCCAGTGCCATTTACACCAAGCACAAAGCCACAGATTCTCGCCGGAATGAAGGTTCTTGAATTGTGTCGTATTATTGCTGGCCCCACCATCAGTAAGATACTTGCCGAGTATGGTGCTACTGTGATCAAGGTTACTTCTGATAGCACTTTACCAGATGTTcctttcttccaagtcgaCGGCAACATGGGTAAGCACACAACAAACCTTAACCTCAAACATCCTGAGGACCGTGCCAAATTTGAAGAGCTCTTGAAAGACGCAGATATTATTGTAGATGGCTACAGAACAGGAGTGATCGAAAAGCTTGGCTATGGGCCTTCTCGTATCACCGAATTGGCCAAACAGCGTAACAAGGGATACATCTACGCTTCGGAGAACTGCTTTGGTTTCTCTGGAGAATGGAGTGGAAGACCAGGATGGCAGCAGATTGCCGACTGTGTCAGTGGTGTAGCGTGGTTGCAAGGTCAGGCACTTGGCAAAGACGAACCAATGATTCCTCCATTCCCTATGAGTGATTACGGTACTGGTTGTATTGTAGCCatctcaattcttcttgctgTATACAAGAGAAATATCATAGGTGGTTCTTACTGGTGtaactcttctttggttcaGTACGACTTGTTGCTTTTGGCCCAAGGCAAATATCCTGAAGAAACCTGGAAATCTCAAGTGTTAAATAACCCAGACTTTGCACCATTCATGAAATTGAGATACTATGATTCGGTGGATGCCATTTCAGGAACAGCTCTTTCTatattccagaagttgaatccAGACGCTTTGCAGAACCAAGATTACTTCACATCATTATATTCTGAAGGGTTTGGTGGAACTATCAGAGTATTGAAGCCAGTGGTGGAGTACACCGgaggaattgaagttggctaCAAATGTTCCAGCAGACCAAATGGACTGGATGCTCCAGAATGGTGGGACTAA
- a CDS encoding predicted protein, whose product MERKSKSMRDEQKHQLEKNMDQLATSENDKNQARKTFSAFGSPGVLALGGSLNHHAFRLYIRITTAIRLNILVYYCDSPFGTIHFHSTNSEDLNTMKSYRTLESDSSIEPVPVTEPNTAGTNISQLQLFKFPSFPSSRKQFDKRFKNYTTARNYGFCLVAMAEDQ is encoded by the exons ATGGAGAGGAAGCTGAAAAGCATGAGAGACGAGCAAAAGcaccaattggaaaagaatatGGACCAATT AGCGACTTCGGAAAACGATAAAAATCAGGCAAGGAAGACTTTCTCGGCATTTGGTCTGCCAGGAGTCCTTGCT CTCGGTGGATCTCTTAACCACCATGCATTTAGACTCTATATACGTATTACCACCGCTATTCGGTTAAATATTCTAGTATATTACTGTGACTCTCCCTTTGGCACAATTCACTTCCACTCCACAAATTCAGAGGACTTGAATACCATGAAGCTGTATCGCACTTTAGAATCTGATTCTAGCATAGAACCAGTTCCAGTTACAGAACCCAATACGGCTGGTACAAATATTTCCCAGTTGCAATTATTCAAGTTCCCAAGTTTCCCAAGTTCTCGAAAACAGTTTGACAAGAGATTTAAAAACTACACGACAGCTAGAAACTATGGATTCTGCCTAGTAGCAATGGCGGAGGACCAGTGA
- a CDS encoding predicted protein codes for MVTYSQDLLGDTKLQKFVTDFYAASDVAPPGSGRDPYLKFFVEPATVVMATNVNKGVEGITAMRQAMWKTVTHRLHVPLNVASINATEKLVNGTVEYTLVGGKNVKVEWAAYIKLAESDELKMEFYQVYLDPTAASKQ; via the coding sequence ATGGTGACATATTCACAGGACTTATTGGGTGACACTAAGTTGCAGAAGTTTGTTACGGACTTTTATGCGGCTTCCGATGTTGCTCCTCCGGGTAGCGGAAGGGATCCAtatttgaagtttttcGTGGAACCAGCTACTGTAGTGATGGCTACAAATGTGAACAAGGGAGTGGAAGGAATAACCGCTATGCGTCAAGCAATGTGGAAGACCGTCACCCACAGACTCCATGTGCCGTTAAATGTAGCCTCCATCAATGCAACTGAAAAGCTCGTAAATGGCACTGTTGAATACACTTTAGTGGGTGGCAAGAATGTAAAGGTAGAATGGGCTGCTTATATCAAGCTTGCAGAAAGtgatgaattgaaaatggagtTCTATCAGGTGTATTTGGACCCAACTGCCGCATCCAAACAGTAA
- a CDS encoding predicted protein yields the protein MAVIEIQSEAQFSELTKSDPSKLIALYFHTPWAGPCKTMNSVFKTLADSKAADPTILFLSINADDLSEISEVFEVSAVPYFILIRNSTILKELSGADPKEFINALNQFSNSAPAAVAAAAKEEAPINNGVGNGAGDVSESEEALDERLKKLTAAAPIMLFMKGSPSSPQCGFSRQMVAILREHQVRFGFFDILKDDSVRQGLKKFSDWPTFPQLYINGEFQGGLDIIKESIEEDDQFFERALAA from the coding sequence ATGGCCGTCATCGAGATCCAGTCGGAAGCTCAATTTTCCGAGTTGACCAAGTCGGACCCTTCCAAGCTTATTGCGCTCTACTTCCACACACCATGGGCTGGGCCATGTAAGACAATGAACTCTGTTTTTAAGACTTTGGCTGATTCTAAAGCGGCCGATCCAACTATCCTCTTTCTCAGCATTAATGCCGACGACCTCTCGGAAATAAGTGAGgtttttgaagtttccGCTGTTCCATACTTCATTTTGATCCGCAACTCGACCATATTGAAAGAGTTATCGGGCGCTGACCCCAAGGAATTTATAAACGCTTTGAACCAGTTTTCAAACTCAGCTCCggctgctgttgctgccGCCGCAAAGGAAGAAGCTCCTATTAATAATGGTGTAGGAAATGGAGCTGGAGATGTTTctgaatcagaagaagccCTTGATGAAAGATTAAAGAAGTTGACTGCAGCCGCTCCAATAATGTTGTTCATGAAAGGTTCGCCTTCCTCGCCTCAATGTGGCTTTTCCAGACAAATGGTTGCTATCTTGAGAGAACACCAGGTCAGATTTGGATTTtttgatatcttgaaggaCGACTCCGTCAGACAAggcttgaagaagtttaGCGACTGGCCCACTTTCCCTCAATTGTATATCAACGGAGAGTTCCAGGGAGGTTTGGACATCATTAAGGAAAGTATTGAGGAAGATGACCAGTTCTTCGAGAGAGCTTTGGCTGCGTAA
- a CDS encoding predicted protein, protein MVKRSRRTRKTTPNYKEVVPDEVVEVSEEEEEDLVEDDETEEEIRAFKKPKSQLKTTTQTELKFNATKQVQPAKIINDLVPRVTSNQVEQSQSLQWIDKYAPSKSNDICINPQKLRQVRQLLYDMILNKSHKRLLVLTGPAGSSKSTTVKLLADEIIASLPDHQLDEYGLLGTSSADPHWIEYLDGNSVEGTNQSDSFEEFLTDAKYRVGSNMAVVLIEELPNVFHYETLLKFRNKIREWIYCNETLPPLVICLTDVEYTSEQGTRDYSYTIDNNLTMDTLLGKELANSAQVEHIKFNSIANRFLKKTIGQLVKSERNVFNKIPYKELTEFMDEIIKIGDIRSVIFNLEMWATNYSKEAKWYNRENQINLFHAIGKIIYSSSEFSELSSDERDYNSVEQVLANYTNNQLLNMAILENYSIYNDAHFPVECGSAIVDALSLNDLLTGEANREYAIRSTRQILQAIPASSSTRKSKVKFPRQFKMVRQYNKTYAMIRSYQRYIDHESFQNLNLLDGYYLPLIYNKRSKTRFRYNRLGGRFHEIHADESMGTNEEEEESQFYNRDQFEIDITEKIAEEERGDYSDQDELSEEISDSEIEGDQGDDDDEAGFSSDPELDVLISQGRL, encoded by the coding sequence ATGGTAAAACGTAGCAGGAGAACGCGAAAAACGACGCCAAACTACAAAGAAGTGGTTCCAGACGAGGTGGTCGAAGTTTctgaggaagaagaagaggatttggttgaagatgacgagacagaagaagaaatcagagCTTTCAAGAAACCAAAATCTCAATTGAAAACAACTACTCAGACtgaattgaagttcaacGCTACAAAACAAGTACAACCAGCTAAAATAATCAATGATTTAGTTCCGAGGGTCACTTCtaatcaagttgaacaactgCAACTGTTACAATGGATCGATAAATATGCTCCGTCGAAATCTAACGATATCTGTATAAATCCACAGAAACTCAGACAAGTACGACAACTTTTGTACGATATGATCTTGAATAAGTCCCACAAACGGTTGTTGGTATTGACAGGACCAGCTGGAAGTTCTAAATCAACTACCGTAAAGCTTTTAGCCGATGAGATCATTGCTAGTTTACCTGATCACCAACTTGACGAATACGGTTTGCTAGGTACGTCATCTGCTGATCCTCATTGGATAGAGTATTTGGATGGGAACAGTGTTGAAGGTACCAATCAATCGGATCTGTTTGAGGAGTTTCTCACGGATGCGAAGTACCGGGTGGGCTCGAATATGGCTGTAGTGTTGATCGAAGAGTTACCCAATGTCTTCCACTACGAGACGCTACTCAAgttcagaaacaagatAAGAGAGTGGATTTATTGTAACGAAACCCTCCCGCCCCTCGTGATATGTTTGACAGATGTAGAATATACTTCAGAACAAGGAACTCGTGACTACTCGTATACTATAGACAATAACCTCACCATGGACACACTCTTAGGCAAGGAGTTGGCCAATCTGGCACAAGTAGAGCacatcaagttcaattcgATAGCCAATCgctttttgaagaaaacgatTGGGCAGTTAGTGAAGTCAGAAAGAAACGTATTTAACAAAATTCCGTATAAGGAACTTACAGAATTTATGGACGAAATCATCAAGATAGGTGATATTCGTTCAGTAATCTTCAACTTAGAGATGTGGGCTACCAACTACCTGAAGGAAGCCAAGTGGTATAACCGTGAGAACCAGATAAATTTGTTCCACGCCATTGGTAAGATAATCTACCTGAGTTCCGAGTTCAGTGAACTATCTAGCGATGAACGTGATTACAATTCTGTAGAACAGGTTTTGGCCAACTACACCAACAACCAGTTGCTAAACATGGCTATCCTTGAGAACTACCTGATATATAATGATGCCCACTTTCCAGTAGAATGCGGAAGTGCGATTGTGGATGCTCTTAGTCTTAATGACCTCTTGACTGGCGAAGCCAATCGAGAGTATGCTATTAGGAGCACAAGGCAAATCTTGCAGGCGATTCCTGCTAGTTCCAGCACCCGTAAGTCGAAGGTGAAGTTCCCCCGTCAATTCAAGATGGTCAGACAGTACAACAAGACATATGCCATGATACGTTCGTATCAGCGGTATATCGATCATGAGCTGTTTCAGAATCTAAACTTGCTTGATGGCTACTATCTTCCGCTTATTTACAACAAAAGGCTGAAGACGAGATTTCGCTACAACCGATTGGGAGGTCGATTTCACGAGATACATGCTGACGAGTCTATGGGAActaacgaagaagaagaagagtccCAATTCTATAATAGGGACCAGTTCGAGATTGACATTACAGAAAAAATCgcagaggaagaaagaggtGACTATAGTGACCAAGACGAGTTGAGCGAAGAAATCTCtgattctgaaattgaaggtGATCAAGgtgatgacgacgacgaagcAGGGTTTCTGTCTGATCCCGAGTTGGATGTGCTTATATCACAGGGAAGGCTATGA
- a CDS encoding DNA damage-responsive transcriptional repressor RPH1: MSYVNDPDLVVTPSYYSGGVPVFAPTMKQFEDFYKFNKAINKYGMESGIVKVIPPREWGASLPRAYTRKNLSRANIKNPIVQQISITGAGVYSIQNIEKQKKYNIFQWKELSERSNYQPPTHRLSDLIPNSTPNSTPSSNANYSTNFNTSTNDVNDSPSKRLRHHHHYDPLYNIDSSQFTPERCEELEKTYWRTLTYAEPMYGADMLGSIFPSNFKSWNVDHLPNILDLMDTRLPGVNDAYLYAGLWKATFAWHLEDQDLYSINYLHFGSPKQWYSIPQAESGRFFSLMKETFTDDYNHCHEFLRHKTFLVSPSFLDKHGIKYNKIVHNEGEFMITYPFGYHAGFNYGYNLAESVNFALDDWFPYGEVTKKCECISDSVGINVKQLYCKFQGIPYKSESDGIDTEATETEAETKVSPAENTASITPKETKQTKQTIKNANFECYLCPNIFNSAQISSNPLFELVSTDLHDSKTHQYYKVHRICAGMFPKELKTSTNSAGDEIVLGLTNISKNQMKLKCKVCNKGASKKEAAVHGACFQCSYPKCTRGFHGTCGVSDGVIYSLENHKPLCKYHRSKKVSSDRYDKLSKISGDNGSWVQFSFNTNQYFGLVLTNNLDEHTLTLLVYPNLNDRIEVPYDFVLTGATLNQLDNSAFIN, translated from the exons ATGTCGTATGTGAACGACCCAGATCTCGTGGTCACGCCTCTGTACTACTCTGGTGGAGTTCCTGTGTTTGCACCCACTATGAAGCAGTTCGAAgacttctacaagtttAACAAGGCCATCAACAAGTATGGAATGGAACTGGGAATCGTCAAGGTAATTCCGCCACGCGAATGGGGTGCTCTGCTTCCACGAGCATACACTCGTAAGAACCTTCTGAGGgccaacatcaagaacCCCATAGTGCAGCAGATATCCATCACAGGTGCTGGAGTGTACTCTATCCAGAACATcgagaaacagaagaagtacaacaTTTTCCAATGGAAAGAACTCTCAGAAAGATCCAATTACCAGCCTCCAACACACAGAC TCTCAGATTTAATTCCAAATTCAActccaaattcaactcCAAGTTCAAATGCAAATTACAGTACAAATTTCAATACAAGCACTAACGATGTCAACGATTCACCCTCCAAACGATTACGACACCATCATCACTATGACCCCTTGTACAACATCGACTCCTCGCAATTTACACCAGAACGATGCGAAGAACTAGAGAAAACCTACTGGCGTACTTTGACTTACGCGGAGCCAATGTATGGCGCCGATATGTTAGGATCGATATTTCcctccaacttcaagagtTGGAACGTGGACCATTTGCCCAATATTCTTGATCTTATGGATACTCGTTTGCCTGGGGTCAACGATGCCTATCTATATGCTGGACTCTGGAAGGCCACCTTTGCTTGGCACTTGGAGGATCAGGACTTGTACTCTATCAACTATTTGCATTTCGGTTCTCCGAAACAATGGTACCTGATTCCGCAGGCGGAACTGGGCCGTTTTTTCAGCTTGATGAAGGAAACTTTCACTGATGATTACAACCATTGTCATGAGTTTCTTCGTCACAAGACGTTTTTAGTATCTCCGAGTTTTTTGGACAAACACGGAATCAAATATAACAAGATCGTTCACAACGAAGGCGAGTTCATGATCACATATCCATTTGGATACCATGCCGGCTTCAATTATGGCTACAATTTAGCCGAATCCGTCAACTTTGCTCTTGACGATTGGTTTCCCTATGGTGAAGTAACCAAGAAATGCGAGTGTATCTCCGATTCTGTTGGCATCAATGTCAAGCAACTCTATTGTAAGTTTCAAGGAATTCCCTACAAGTCAGAGCTGGACGGTATAGACACCGAAGCAACGGAAACCGAAGCAGAAAC GAAAGTTTCACCCGCAGAAAACACAGCTTCAATAACCCCCAAAGAGACTAAACAGACCAAGCAAACAATCAAGAACGCAAATTTTGAATGCTATTTGTGTCCCaatatattcaattcagCGCAAATATCTCTGAATCCATTATTTGAGTTGGTTAGCACAGATTTGCACGACTCGAAGACCCATCAGTACTACAAAGTGCACAGAATATGTGCTGGCATGTTTCccaaagagttgaagacaTCTACAAATAGCGCTGGGGACGAAATTGTGTTGGGATTGACTAATATATCCAAGAACCAGATGAAGCTCAAATGCAAGGTCTGTAACAAGGGAGCATCGAAAAAAGAAGCAGCAGTTCACGGAGCCTGCTTTCAATGCTCGTATCCTAAATGCACCCGAGGATTCCACGGCACATGTGGAGTTTCTGACGGAGTGATATACTCATTAGAAAACCACAAGCCTCTTTGTAAATATCACCGAAGCAAGAAGGTTTCTTCAGATAGATATGATAAGCTCTCCAAGATTTCTGGCGACAACGGCTCCTGGGTACAATTCTCGTTCAACACAAATCAGTACTTTGGTTTGGTTCTCACCAACAACCTTGACGAACATACGCTTACGCTTCTAGTTTATCCAAACTTGAACGATCGTATTGAGGTGCCATATGATTTTGTCTTAACAGGCGCTACGTTAAACCAGCTCGATAATCTGGCATTCATCAAC
- the ADR1.1 gene encoding protein similar to protein that controls the expression of ADH2, peroxisomal protein genes, and genes required for ethanol, glycerol, and fatty acid utilization (zinc-finger transcription factor), producing the protein SKKQKNIPLELTAYGTTPSGKPRLFVCQVCTRAFARLEHLRRHERSHTKEKPFSCGVCQRKFSRRDLLLRHAQKLHAGCSDAITRLRRKSIKRTGSLSTGNDDDDDAVDDGLDDPLDAALEDGSAHKNEPVEFNLNLFNSASLKKMPGKTNSTTNTSIISTPLQRQVIDQRKKAVAMSRSRRGASFSAQSGANYAMALPEFNDLYPNTENVEFSTPQLLATSMNDEMTWLNNLSSIPGLNDGGRNHSISANDPHGSSALPVNVSHHGSFSASSSATPQVRSDSINSIGGFDAGSYMMPTATITNQEFQKGVAAAANIAAHNHALSEDGSNDFGYSFYDIPETMLSGKAFDSITSELEHHPQHSGHLFKSLTPIKQELDDELMEEQLDYNGNNYNSRATTNTNGNSNFDLNFLNDIDELTHEFDVNSKFLPNGYSFYGDNPSASSSGIETNSPPNILSPSTKLAQSQKLFDVTLDHNQLHNVDSSLTDQAAFNQHIQSANQQFQHPQFALKTKMKLKNYSKNKLFTNNMRHMINKSLGKYPISGIMTPTIPSNEKLEFYLTTFIQIFLSHFPFIHISKLNEYEIMNMTANEDLNNESSRVCLPLLIATIGALLANNKNDSEHLYEASRRTIHIYLESRKNSVADDARKDKESNSTINPLWLIQSLTLSVIYGLFSDNENNVYIVIRQLNALNSLVKTSIKSNRVILFSINGEDEEIFNKLNSSLANNDSTSAAANTSETDGQFEMSLFTTNFNDELKFKNNINIQSQIRIVFMIYRLTNFLLMMYNVPLTLSINDLNTLLIPNQHDELLWGFKSYQEFQEFNQKDQKPLDFYLNGGEKIVYKNLLLSMTMSESDNSKKLSSLSNFGFICVVHGLFEIKQYQEMKDVDILKCLDDLTRFLPSITKQQHGQNFERLDYALLVNFVKISCLVDFKLVKEQSWLRNFEELTKNYNKFLINNNAYGPDSQINDYDYLKIVDCCLMIIKLVLLKTEDIPVFSTDFDFLNHNSADFMNDYKSGESSGDKDNSLADFEKFMHLRIFNEFDNSANSIHTQMLFHVFTVLSVFSIYIVKKNNSSASPVRNYGSSSPDLLFELNHRFSMILKLLDKIENFLKVKYQNNHNNNNNNNNNTTGNGINVKLEQDFTNLYLFNGNEVSNIQNNQYSLEKTLYILKIGEAVLNFIYDSSIKVSIFKKLSGSLSQMRKFLIDNEARILS; encoded by the exons tccaagaaacaaaagaacaTCCCACTCGAGCTCACGGCATATGGAACAACACCCTCAGGTAAACCACGACTTTTTGTCTGTCAGGTTTGTACGAGGGCATTTGCACGTTTGGAACATTTGCGCCGTCATGAACGGTCTCACACCAAAGAGAAGCCATTTCTGTGCGGAGTTTGCCAGCGCAAgttttccagaagagaCTTGCTTTTACGGCATGCTCAGAAACTCCATGCGGGTTGTTCTGATGCCATTACTCGGCTTCGCAGAAAATCCATTAAGAGAACAGGCTCTCTTTCCACCGGAaatgacgacgacgacgatgcTGTCGATGATGGTCTAGACGACCCACTTGACGCTGCGCTTGAAGACGGTTCGGCGCATAAAAACGAACCGGTTGAATTTAAtctcaatctcttcaactctGCGTCGCTAAAGAAGATGCCTGGCAAGACT AACTCCACTACAAACACATCGATAATCTCGACGCCGTTGCAGCGGCAAGTAATTGATCAACGCAAAAAAGCTGTAGCCATGTCGCGCAGTCGTAGAGGTGCTTCTTTTTCGGCGCAATCCGGAGCCAATTATGCCATGGCTTTACCAGAGTTCAATGACTTGTATCCCAACACCGAAAACGTCGAGTTCTCCACTCCTCAGTTGTTGGCTACTCTGATGAACGATGAAATGACGTGGCTCAATAATCTTTCGTCAATCCCCGGGTTAAATGATGGAGGACGTAATCACCTGATATCCGCCAATGATCCCCACGGATCGTCAGCACTTCCTGTAAATGTTTCTCATCATGGATCCTTTTCAGCGTCGAGCTCAGCTACCCCACAGGTAAGGTCCGATAGTATAAACAGTATAGGTGGCTTCGATGCCGGTTCCTATATGATGCCTACGGCCACTATCACCAACCAGGAGTTCCAGAAAGGAGTTGCCGCTGCCGCTAACATAGCTGCCCACAACCACGCTTTATCGGAAG atggctCGAATGACTTTGGATACTCTTTCTACGATATCCCGGAGACAATGTTATCCGGAAAAGCGTTTGATAGCATCACTTCCGAGTTGGAACACCATCCACAACATAGCGGGCATCTCTTCAAGTCGCTAACCCCAATAAAACAGGAACTAGATGACGAGCTTATGGAGGAGCAGTTGGATTACAACGGAAACAACTACAACTCTAGAGCTACTACGAATACCAATGGAAACTCGAACTTCgatctcaacttcttgaacgacATCGACGAGTTGACCCACGAGTTTGACGTAAACTCCAAGTTCTTGCCCAACGGCTACTCTTTCTACGGCGACAACCCCTCGGCTTCGTCTTCTGGCATCGAGACCAACTCTCCACCAAACATATTATCACCTTCT ACAAAACTTGCCCAATCGCAAAAGTTGTTCGATGTCACTTTGGACCACAACCAATTGCACAACGTCGACAGTAGCTTGACGGATCAAGCAGCATTCAACCAACATATACAATCTGCTAATCAGCAGTTCCAGCATCCTCAGTTTGCCTTGAAGACCAAAATGAAGTTAAAAAACTACTCGAAGAATAAGCTattcaccaacaacatGAGACATAtgatcaacaagtcctTAGGTAAGTACCCCATCTCTGGCATCATGACCCCCACAATACCTTCTAACGAGAAATTGGAGTTTTACTTGACCACCTTCatccaaatcttcttgagCCACTTCCCCTTCATTCACATCTCGAAGTTGAACGAATACGAAATCATGAACATGACAGCTAACGAAGACCTCAATAACGAAAGTTCTCGTGTCTGTTTGCCACTTTTGATCGCGACGATCGGTGCTTTGTTGgcaaacaacaagaacgaTTCGGAACATCTCTATGAAGCTTCCAGAAGGACAATCCATATTTATCTTGAAAGTAGAAAGAACTCAGTAGCAGATGATGCAAGAAAAGATAAAGAATCTAACTCTACCATCAACCCTTTGTGGTTAATCCAATCGTTGACCTTATCGGTTATTTACGGCTTATTTTCTGACAATGAGAACAACGTCTACATCGTCATCAGACAGTTGAATGCCTTGAATTCGTTGGTTAAGACGTCTATAAAGAGCAACAGAGTAATCTTGTTCTCCATCAAtggtgaagatgaagagatattcaacaaactcaactcttctttggctAACAATGACTCCACGTCAGCTGCAGCAAAtacttcagaaacagatggCCAGTTCGAGATGTCACTTTTTACaaccaacttcaacgatgagttgaagttcaagaacaacattAACATTCAATCGCAAATCAGAATTGTCTTTATGATCTACCGTTTGACTAATTTCTTGTTAATGATGTACAATGTGCCTTTGACCTTGAGtatcaacgacttgaacaCCTTGCTTATTCCAAATCAGCACGACGAGTTGTTGTGGGGTTTCAAGAGTTACCAAGAGTTCCAAGAATTCAACCAGAAAGATCAGAAGCCACTTGATTTCTACTTGAATGGTGGTGAAAAGATCGtctacaagaacttgttgttgtcgatgACAATGTCAGAATCTGACAATTCCAAAAAATTGAGCTCGTTGAGTAACTTCGGTTTCATTTGTGTTGTCCATGGTTTGTTCGAGATTAAGCAATACCAGGAGATGAAGGATGTAGATATCCTCAAGTGTTTGGACGATTTGACTAGATTCTTACCCAGCATAACCAAGCAGCAACATGGTCAGAATTTTGAACGTTTGGACTATGCCTTGCTCGTGAACTTCGTCAAGATCTCTTGTTTGGTAGATTTCAAGTTAGTGAAGGAACAGAGTTGGCTCCGtaactttgaagaattgaccaaaaactacaataaattcttgatcaacaataatGCTTACGGTCCAGATAGTCAGATCAATGATTAtgactacttgaagatcGTCGATTGCTGTTTGATGATCATTAAGTTGGTTCTCTTGAAAACTGAAGATATACCCG TGTTCAGTACTgattttgacttcttgaatcaTAACAGCGCCGATTTCATGA ATGATTATAAATCTGGTGAGAGTTCAGGAGATAAGGACAATTCTTTGGCCgactttgaaaagttcatGCATTTGCGGATATTCAACGAATTCGACAACTCCGCCAACTCAATACACACCCAGATGTTGTTCCATGTGTTCACAGTTTTGTCAGTGTTCTCGATCTATATcgtgaagaagaataacAGCAGCGCTTCGCCTGTTCGTAATTACGGAAGTAGTTCACCAGATTTGTTGTTTGAATTGAACCACCGTTTCAGcatgatcttgaagttgctcGACAAGATCGAGAACTTCCTCAAGGTGAAGTACCAAAATaaccacaacaacaacaacaacaataataataataccACTGGCAATGGCATTAACGTTAAGTTAGAACAAGATTTTACAAACTTGTATCTCTTCAATGGAAATGAAGTGTCTAATATCCAGAACAATCAATACAGTTTAGAGAAGACGCTATACatattgaaaattggaGAAGCAGTATTGAACTTCATCTACGATTCCAGTATCAAGgtttccattttcaagaaattgagtGGCAGTTTGTCACAGATGCGGAAATTCTTGATAGACAATGAAGCCAGAATATTGTCTTAG